TCTCCTGGTCAAGGAAGCGCACGAGGTCAAGGCCCTGGGCATTCCGGCCATGATCCTCTTCGGGATTCCCGATCGAAAGGACGAGCGCGGTAGTTCCGGGTTCGACCCCGATGGAATCGTGCAACGCGCCATTCGTGCAGTGAAGGCGCAGGTGCCGGATCTGGTGCTGATCACCGATGTCTGCATCGATGAATACACGAGTCACGGCCATTGCGGCATCGTGCGGGACGGTAAAATTCTCAACGACGAGACGCTGGATTGTCTGCGGACCATGGCGAAGACTCATGCGCAGGCGGGGGCCGACATGGTCGCGCCGTCCGATATGATGGACGGCCGGGTGGCTGCGATTCGCGACGAATTGGATCGCGCCGGATTTGTCGATATTCCCATCATGGCCTACGCGGCCAAGTTCGCGTCCTGTTTTTACGCGCCGTTTCGTGATGCCGCCAATTCCAGTCCGCAATTCGGCGATCGCCAGTCCTATCAGATGGATCCGGCGAACAAGCGGGAAGCCTTGCGGGAGATTAACCTGGATATCGAGGAGGGGGCCGACATCATCATGGTGAAGCCCGCCATGCCGTATTTGGACATCATCAGCGCCGCGCGCGAACGGACGCTTCTGCCGATTGCCGCCTACCAGGTCAGCGGGGAATACAGCATGATCAAAGCGGCGGCACAAGCCGGTTGGTTGGATGAGCGCCGCGCGATGCTGGAGTCGCTGCTCTCGATCAAGCGAGCGGGCGCCGAGATCATCTTGACCTATTTTGCCAAAGAGGCCGCCAGGCTTCTCCAGTCACGGCCCGCATGAAGATTTCCCGCGGTCTCACCCCGTCCACGTCCAGACCCTATTCGGTTGTGACCATCGGAAATTTTGACGGTCACCATCATGGTCACCGGGCTCTCCTCGACCGGGTGGTGGCGACAGCCCGTCGCGAGGCCGGGACGGCGCTCGTCCTGACATTCGATCCCCATCCCGTCAAGATCCTGGCCCCGCAGGTCAATCTCATGTTTCTGACGACACCGGAAGAGAAGTTGGCCCGGTTCGAGGCCGCCGGTATCGATGAGGTCGTCTTTCTTGAATTCACGACGGCCTTTGCTGCGCTGAGCCCGGCTCAGTTTGCGAAGCAGGTCTTGTGCGACGGGATCGGTACGCGGGAGTTGTATGTCGGGGAGCATTTTGCCTTCGGGAAGGGCCGTGCCGGACGCATTGCGGATCTGCTCGAGCTCGGCGCCCAGCTCGGGTTTCGCGTTCATCCGATGGCGCCTGTGACCATCGACGGCGAGGTCGTGAGCTCCACGCGTATTCGCCAGCTGATCCAGGCGGGGGAGCTGCAGAAGGCCGTTCGCCTGCTGGGGCGTCCCTACAGCATCGAAGGGACCGTGATTTCAGGCGCCCATCGCGGAACGGAACTCGGTTGGCCGACGGCGAATCTCCGCCTCCCCGAGGGGCGTGTCATTCC
This is a stretch of genomic DNA from Nitrospira sp.. It encodes these proteins:
- the hemB gene encoding porphobilinogen synthase translates to MPFPIQRLRRLRETEPLRRMVRETSLTPNDFIYPVFVTEGQGRREPIVSMPGQSRLSIDLLVKEAHEVKALGIPAMILFGIPDRKDERGSSGFDPDGIVQRAIRAVKAQVPDLVLITDVCIDEYTSHGHCGIVRDGKILNDETLDCLRTMAKTHAQAGADMVAPSDMMDGRVAAIRDELDRAGFVDIPIMAYAAKFASCFYAPFRDAANSSPQFGDRQSYQMDPANKREALREINLDIEEGADIIMVKPAMPYLDIISAARERTLLPIAAYQVSGEYSMIKAAAQAGWLDERRAMLESLLSIKRAGAEIILTYFAKEAARLLQSRPA
- a CDS encoding bifunctional riboflavin kinase/FAD synthetase, which encodes MKISRGLTPSTSRPYSVVTIGNFDGHHHGHRALLDRVVATARREAGTALVLTFDPHPVKILAPQVNLMFLTTPEEKLARFEAAGIDEVVFLEFTTAFAALSPAQFAKQVLCDGIGTRELYVGEHFAFGKGRAGRIADLLELGAQLGFRVHPMAPVTIDGEVVSSTRIRQLIQAGELQKAVRLLGRPYSIEGTVISGAHRGTELGWPTANLRLPEGRVIPPDGVYAAQVSWKGSGLNAVVYIGTRPTFGAGERLLEVSILDERLELYGEVIRVDLLGFIREDRVFASAEALTRQIALDVDAARAQLRDAGITASLSALQPRS